Part of the Rhodohalobacter sp. 614A genome is shown below.
TTGGTTGAACAACGGAATGAAGAAGAAGTGATGAGACAACTTGATCTCATTATTGAGGAAGGGTTTCCTATTTTCGGGGAGAGTATTTTTGCAGGATCTTCCCAATCGTTTGAACCCTCTGTAGACATTCCCACCCCGGTTGATTATGTATTTGGTGCAGGTGATGTTGTTGAAATTGAAATATGGGGGGCAGCTGAAGAGCGGTATTCCGAGGAAATCGATCCATCCGGAAATATCAGGATTCCACGGATTGGCCCGATTCAAATTTCCGGGTTACGTTATGATGAAGCCAAAGCAAAAATTTTAAGAAACCTGAAACAAATATATTCAGGACTGAACCTGACAAATCCGAGTGAAGGAAATACTTTTGCAGATGTATCACTGGGTGATGTTCGAAGCATCAATGTAAGTATGATCGGTGAAGTGCGGCAGCCGGGTTCTTATACGGTATCTTCATTATCCACCGTATTCAACCTTCTTTATGCCGCCGGCGGACCAAATCGGTCGGGTTCATGGAGGGAAATCCAGATTATTCGTGGTGACAGTATAGCGTATACATTCGATATCTATGACTTAATGATATACGGAGATCAGTCAGACAATATCCGGCTTCGTGATCAGGATGTGATAAAAATTCCTCCCTATATAAACCGCATTCAGCTTACCGGAGAAGTAAAACGTCCCGGTTTGTTTGAGTTGGAAGAAGGTGAGACACTCGGTGATTTGATGGATTTTACAGGCGGTTTTTCAGCGGATGCTTACAAAGACCGAATTATTATTCACAGGAAAACCAATATTCAGCGAAGTGTTGCAGACGTCAATTGGCCGGATGGATCCGACTTTGTCCTGAGAAACGGTGACGAAATAGAGATAGGATCCATTGTAGATCGATATGAAAACCGTGTGAGCATTGAAGGTGCGGTTTACAAACCAGGCGATTATGAACTTACAGATGGATTAACATTACTGGATTTGATTCAGAAAGCCGAAGGAGTTACGGAAGACGCGTACCTGGACAGAGGTATAATTTACCGAAGTATGGATGATTTGATGCTGGAAAGTATTCCGTTCTCCGTTCGTGATATCATAGAAGGTAACGCCGACGATATTCCACTTAGAAGAAATGACCTTATTAGAATTTCTTCCCGTTTCGATTTAAGAGAAACTCTTACAGTGAGGGTAAGCGGGGCCGTAAATAATCCCAACAGGTTTGAATACCTGGAAGGCATGACTCTGGAAGATGCCGTATTCCTCGCTGATGGACTGAGAGATGAAGCTGCTGCCTATCGGGTTGAAGTGGCCCGGCGTGTGGTGGACGGTGATACTAGGGTGAAGGTCAATCAGATTGCAAATATTTACGAGTTTGAAATAGACGAAAATTTCAGCTTCCAGGGAAGTGATGGTGAGTTTGAGCTTCAACCTTACGATATGGTATTTGTTCGTACCAAGCCCAACTACCAGGAACAGTTGACCGTGAGAATTGAAGGCGAAGTTCAATATCCCGGAGAATATGTTCTCGAAAGAAGAGATGCACGCCTCACTGATTTGATCAGACAGGCAGGCGGTTTATCTGATTTTGCCTATCCTGCCGGCGCCTCAATGGACCGTATTCTTGAAATCACAACCCGCCGGGTTGAAATAGATCGTGAAGGTTCGGAAGGCAGAACCCAAACGCTTAACTCACTGAACCTGGAAAATGTCAACCTCGATCGTTTTGAAACGGTTAATGATACTACATATACCCCTGTGGGTATCCGTTTAGACGATGCATTGGATGATCCGAGTAGCATAGACGATATTCGTTTACAGGAAGGGGATATCATTCGAATTCCGCGTAATTTACAAACCGTTCGGGTAGAAGGCGGTGTTCTTCAGCCGGTCACGATGCGTTATGTTCCGGGCCGCGGATTACAGGGATACATCGACAATGCCGGCGGAACAACAGATCGTGGCCAGCGCCACAGGGCATATATTGTTTATGCCAATGGCGAAGTTGATCGGGTCCGGCGCTTCCTCAGAATCAGAAGTAATCCTGATGTAGAGCCCGGAGCCACTATTATCGTTCCGGAAAAACCGGCAGGACGTGAAATGTCGCCCCAAGAGCGAATTGGTTTAGCCTCGAGTATTGCTACAACCACCATTCTGTTCCTCAACCTGCTTGACAGGCTTCGTTAATAATTACTCAACATTTAAAGGAGGCTTTTGAGAGTCTCCTTTTTTTGATATTTGAGAATGAAGCAAAACGGCAGAAGTAACTCATTACTATTTTCACTTCTTGTCGAACATTTCGGATTTCTTTACTTTTATTCTGTCGTTAATCATCTAAAAGAAAAGGCTTCTGAACGGAGTGAATGCCAACCATCGGATTAGGAAACATTTATGAGCCGTAATAAAACCGCACTCATTACCGGAATAACAGGACAGGACGGATCTTATCTTGCCGAACTTCTTCTGGAAAAAGGTTATACCGTTCACGGTATCAAAAGGAGGGCAAGTTTATTTAATACAGAGAGAATTGACCATTTGTATGAAGATCCTCATGCGGACGATCCATCTCTGTTTTTGCACTACGGGGACATGACCGATTCGATGAATATCACCCGGATCATTCAGGAAACCCAACCGGATGAGATTTACAATCTTGCTGCAATGAGTCACGTGCAAGTCAGCTTTGAGAAACCGGAATACACTGCCAACGCTGACGGCCTTGGGATGCTTAGAATTCTTGAAGCGGTTCGTCTGCTTGGGATGGAGCAAAAAACAAAAATCTACCAGGCATCCACATCAGAATTATACGGGTTGGTACAGGAAGTTCCCCAAAGCGAGAAAACACCATTTTACCCGCGTTCTCCCTATGCGGCTGCAAAACTTTACGCATACTGGATTACCGTGAATTACCGAGAAGCCTACAAAATGTACGCCTGTAACGGTATTCTGTTCAATCATGAATCACCGCGGCGTGGGGAAACTTTTGTGACGCGGAAAATTACCAGGGCCGCTGCGAAAATTGCTCTGGGGCTGCAGGATATACTTTATATCGGGAATATGGATGCCCGGCGCGATTGGGGCCACGCCAAAGATTATGTGGAAGCAATGTGGCTGATGCTCCAGCAGGATAAACCGGAAGATTTTGTGATTGCAACTGGAGTGACAACAACTGTTCGCGATTTTATCAGAATGGCCTTTGCGAAAGCAGGAATGCAGATTCGTTTTGAGGGTGAAGGTGTTGAAGAGGTTGGAATTATAGACACATTGGATGAATCTTTCCCCACCAAAAAAGAAAGTGGTCTCAAGCCGGGCGATGTTATAATAAAGGTAGACCCACGTTACTTCCGTCCAACCGAAGTGGATATTTTGATCGGCGATCCCTCAAAAGCAAAAGAAAAACTGGGATGGCAGCCCAAATATACCCTTAAGATGCTTGTGAATGATATGGTTGAATCTGATCTCAAGCTTTTCAAAAAGCAACAAACACTCCTTGCCAACGGTTACTCTATTTTAAATCAGGCTGAATAGGTTTGATAAAGCGAATGGATGGTAATTTTGATCTGCAGAAGTAAAAACTATGTTTTTAATTTCCTTGGTTGTATCTCGTTATCGCATTCAAACAAGCAGCATATTTAGTGTGGCGAAATAGCATCGGATTATGAACAGAATCAATGTGAAATGAAGCCTGCATGAAAAACTCCATAACACGGATTTATCGTCTGTTGCCGGATGGCGATCTTTTCAAACTGGTTACCCTTTTTGGGATGATGATTTTCGCTTCCCTGCTGGCTTTGGTAGGGGTAGGTACAGTGCCACTGTTTGTCGCCGCGGTCATTGATTCTGAGAGGGTTTTCAACTATCCGGTTGTTGGGGATTTTCTGGAAATGATTCACATCACCACACCCTATCGTCTCGCACTTTTCGGAGCTGCTGTTCTGTTCTCGATTTATCTTTTGAAAAATCTTTTCATGGTATTCTATAACTATTTGAACAGCAAATATATGATGAACCGGGTTCTCTATCTTCAGAACCGGATTTTTAAAGCATATATGAGCTCTCCATATACTTTTTTTATCAGCCGGAATTCCTCTGAACTGTTAAGGAATATCAACAGCGAAATAAATAAGATTATTGACGGTACGCTCAAGCCCGCGCTCACGATTTCTCTTAACGGTATTATGACCATCGTCATTATTGGCGGACTCATTGTTGTTGAACCGCTTATTACCGGAATTGGAATTCTTCTCTTTGGCGGGTTTTCATACCTGTTTTTGCGCCTGACCAAAAAAAGCATCTCTTTCTATGGAAGTGAATCACTGGCCCACAGGCGCTCAATGACAAAGGCAATTCTTGAAGGCTTGCAAGGATTCAAAGATGCAAAGGTTTTAAAGCGGGAAATGTACTTCCTGAATGAATATGACAGCCACGCAAAAACCCACAGAGCCTACGATCTTAAAAGGTCTGTTTTAAACAGTCTCCCCCGGCAAATCCTTGAAATGATTTCGCTGACAGGCATTCTTTTTATTGCCGTAATGTTGGTACTGCAGGGGCGGGAGATGACAACGATTGTTCCCATGATTGCCCTGTTTGGAGCCGCTGTGATGAAAATAAGGCCCTCCATTTTTGCCATCATTGATGATATCAATAAGCTCCGCTATAATTTCTATTCAGTGGATGCAGTGTATGATGATCTTACTTACCTGGAAAGCCAGAAATATCAACTTTCGGATATCAGGGAAGATCAAAAATTAGCTTTAAAGAATGAGATACGCATTGAAGATCTCGAATTTTCCTATCCAAATGAACGAAAACCCGCTGTTCGAAATATCAATCTGACCATACCCAAAAACAGGGCTGTGGCTTTTGTGGGGCCTTCAGGGGTTGGGAAAACAACATTGGTCGACGTAATTTTGGGGCTTCTGGAGCCACAAAAGGGGAAAATCACAGTTGACGGACTTGATATTTTTGAAAACCTCGATGCCTGGCAAAAAAATATCGGTTACATTCCCCAGTTCATCTACCTGCTTGATGATACCATCCGCCGAAATATTTGTTTTGGAATCCCGGATGATGAAGTAGATGAAGAGAGGCTCAAGACGGCTCTTGAAACTGCCCAGCTTGCTGAGTTTGTACAAACCCTGAATAAAGGAGTAGACACTATTGTGGGGGAACGGGGTATACGTCTCTCTGGTGGCCAACGACAACGAATCGGGATTGCAAGGGCTCTTTATAACAACCCACAGGTGTTAATCATGGACGAAGCCACCTCAGCCCTCGATAACATTACCGAGAAAGTTCTTATCCGCGCCATCGAAAGACTGCGTGGTGACAAAACCATAATTATGATTGCGCACCGTCTGACCACTGTCCAAAATTGCGATACCATCTATATGATGAAAGACGGAAAAATTGCAGGATCAGGCCCGTATGACGAACTCCTTCAAACCAGTAAAGAGTTTCGTAAGATGAGTTTGGTTGATGAAACGTGAGTGACGATTATTCAATGATAATATCTGGCTATTCAATACCTGATGAGTTATAGCAATTGACTTAAAAAGTTTCTCATTCCATTACTTTTTTTCTAAATTTAAAAACTCATATCTATCATAAGATGAATTGATACATAACTGCTATTACCCGGAAGGAAGGAATTACATTTTTATTCTCAAAAATGGAGTTTGTTGCCTGTTTATGCTGAATATATTTCTGTAAGAACTTCTAAATCAGTAGCAGAGAAAGTAAAATAGTAATAGCTTAAATGCTTTTGAGTTTAATCTTAGGTTGACCCCTTACTCTCGTTTTAATACTTTGTCGCACTTATATTTTTCAATATACTATGTACTCTCAACTGAGATTTCTAATCTATGAATAAAGACAATCGCCAAGACTCAGATTTTTCCGAAAGTGGTTCAAAAAACGGACACCACACATATTCATCTGAATATTATAAAGGAGAGAAACAACTTTTCGAGAACGAAAGTGACGAAATCGATTTAAAATATTTATTTGCCAATTTACTGCGATATAAGTTTTGGGTTATTGGCATCACTCTTGGATGCATATTGATTGCTTTTCTCTATGCCAATTGGGTTCAACCCGTTTATCAAAGTACGGGTACACTATTAATAGCCCAAGAACAGAACCGTTATACCTGGGCAGGTACAGATCTTTCCAGTATGATGCAGTCTTCTTTCGGAGTGGGAACGGGAAGCAGGTTGACAAATGAAATCCAGGTCCTGCAATCGAGGAATTTGGCGGATGAGATAGCGGGGAAAATTATTGAGAAAAAAAGAATGGATGACGGGTCTGTCTATCCAATTTTGTGGTTTGAGTACCCGGAAGACTCAACGGAAGTGTCCCAAAGTATGCTGGCTCTCCGAATTCAACAGAAGATGAACCTGGAACGTGTTGATCAGGATACGGATGTTATTCGAATTTCATTCAGCAGTTACTCTCCGTTGGAAGCCCGTGATTTGGTAGACATTACAATGGAAACCTATTCGGATGTTTCTGCCCGCCAAAAACGATCGGCAGCAAATAATGCACTTGCTTTTCTGGAAGGAGAAAGAGAGGAAGTTCAACAAAATTTGGCGGATGCTGAAACAGACCTGCGCAACTATATGGAGAGTACCAACCTCGTTCAGGTTGACGGCCAGACAGAAGCTGTAATTGAACGCATGGCCGAACTTGAATCACAAAAGCAACAGCTTCAGGTTCAAAAGGTTTCCGTAAGCTCTTCAATCCAGTCATACGAGGAACAGCTTGAACAGATCAGGCCGGGATTGGCAGAACAGTTTGCTGAAAATATAAGCGGACAACTGGAAAGAGCACAGTTCCGGTTGGCAGAACTTCGTACTGAGCGATCCCTTTTGCTTCAAAATAACCCTGCGTTACGAAGTAATCCGGAGTCTGAACCGCAATATGTCCGTCTTCAGGACGAAATTCAAACCGTTCGGGGCGAAATCCAGGATATCACGAATAATCTGTTGAATGCCGATGACTCGGATGTTTACATTGGTTTTCTTGAACAAGAAGATGGTGGTGTTACCGCCCGGATTCTTGAACTGAGGAAAAATCTTATCGAGTTACGAATTCAGCAGTCTCAATTAGAAGCACAAGAGCGTGCCATCGATCAGAGAATGATTCAGGAAAACCAGTTCTTTGACGGTTTACCGCAAAACATGCTACAGCTTGCCAGACTGCAAAGAGAAGTTCAAATCCAGGAGCAACTATTTACCACGATTTCCAACCAATATGCTGAAACGGAATTATGGGAACAGACTCAATTCGGAGCGGGCCGTCCCATCGATTACGGAAATCTTCCACAAAGTCCAAGGTCTCCCAATAAGACTCTTTACCTTTTGATTGGTTTTTTGGCAGGGGGTATTCTTAGTGTAGGATTTGTTATTACAATAAATTCAATGAATAAAAATATTGACGGAACCGAGAAAATCCGTGGGATAGGATATCCATTGTTAGCCGTGATTCCTGACTTTAAGAGTCATATGAAATCTAAATATTCCGGCAAAGAATATATCACCGTGCAGGACAGAACCATCTCTGCCTCCTGGTCTACTTTGATAGATTCGGTTTCACCCATATCGGAAGCATACCGCCGTCTCCATAATAATATCATTTTTGCTGATCCCGATGAGAAGTACCAGACCATTTTAGTGACCAGCTCAAGAAAAGGCGAGGGGAAAACAACGATTTCAACCAATTTGGCGGTCTCTCTTGCTGAAACCGGAAAGAGAGTTCTGTTAATTGACACGGATTTAAGAAGGCCGAATATTCACCGGTTTACCGGAGAGGCCAGAGAGCCCGGTATTGCAGAAATATTCTACAATGATAAATCAGTAAAAGCTGCCATTAAGCCTACAGTTGCTCCCGGTCTGGATATCATAACGGCAGGAAAAAGTATTCCAAATCCGGCAGCTGTTATACAAAGTCAGAAGCTTAAGTCTCTTATCGATCATTTGAAAGATGATTATGATCACATAGTTGTGGATACACCACCATTTGGTGTAATTACGGATGCAGCCCCAATGATGAAAAAGGCTGATGGGGTAATTCTGGTGACACGATTTAATGATACACAAACCAACGAGTTAAACCATACCGTAGAGAATCTTAGACGTGTCAATGCCCATGTAATCGGGACTGTTTTAACCGCTTATCAGCATCGTGAGAGTACAGATTACTACTATTACGGACAATATTCCTACGATAGTTACCGAGGGTACGAAGAGTACCAGGAAAAGTAGGAGTGAGTGGTTCAAATTTTTCCATTTTCTCAAAATCTCAACTAATCTTATAAATACCCCAAACCACATGCTACGAAAAGCTATCTCAGTTATTCTTTTCCTTTTTCTTATTACAACGATCTGTTCTCAAAAAGTGAATGCTCAGAATCAGTTTTCTCAATCTTTGTTTCGGATGGCTGAGGGGTTTGTACGAATCGCGGAACCCGGTCAATTATCGGATACACTCAGTGTATGGGGGGATGTAAATTCGCCGGGCCGGTATATTGTGCCTCGAAATACCAAAGTACATGAACTGGTTTCTTATGCACGGGGTCCGATACAATCAAGAATTGCCGGACAAAATTTGGATTGGAGTAAATTAAGGCTGGAAATTTCAATTTCAAGGCCTCAAGGCAATGGCCAGCCCGATGAGGTAGCCTCATACGAGTTTATGTATAATGATCCTTACCCGGTAGATCTTAGAAACTACCATTTAGGCAATGATTACATTGTAAGCGTTGAGGTAAAAAGGAAACCTGCTTTTGTTGATTGGTTAAGAGTGGTTTCCTCAATTGTTGGAACTACAGCTACAACCATTATCATTGTAGACCGGTTAACCGAGTAGCAATGTTCACGATGATTCTGTTCCGACATTTTCTGTTTGTTTAAAGGATTCGATATGCAGCTTTTGAACAGATACCATTGATGGCTTTAAAATCATCATCTCGTGAAGTGAGAGTTAACATATTTCTTATTTTAATTTTAAGTGTAGAAGAATGAGGGGCGCAATGAATAAATTTGCATTGACCGGCTTGGCCGGATACATAGCGGAAAGACATCTGAAGGCCATTCAACAGACTGGAAACAACTTGGTGGCTGCTGTCGATCCACACGATTCAGTCGGAATTATTGATAGTTATTTCCCTGATGCGAGTTTTTTTACAGAAGTAGAACGATTTGACCGCCACCTCGAAAAGCTCCGCCGAAGAGACCATAATAGTGGAATCGATTATCTCAGTATTTGTACTCCAAACCATCTTCATGATGCCCATATCCGAATGGCCCTTCGGCTGGGAGCAGACGCCATCTGTGAAAAACCCCTGGTGCTGAATCCATGGAACCTCGACATTTTACAGGAACTGGAAGAGGAGTATAAACAGAGGGTTTGGACAATTCTTCAGTTGAGAGTTCACCCCGGGATTTTGGCATTAAAAAAGAAACTCACGGAAAGTAAAAATGAAAAGAGGCATCAGGTTCGGCTCACATATATTACATCACGCGGGTTGTGGTACTACTATTCCTGGAAAGGAGAGGAAAGTAAATCAGGAGGAATTGGTACGAATATCGGGATTCACTTTTTCGATCTTTTAATGTGGCTTTTTGGTGAACCGACTACGATTGAACTTCACATACGGGAGAAAAACCGCCTTGCAGGATTTCTTGAATTACCCAATGCAGATGTAGAATGGTTTTTGTCTCTGGAAAAACAGGATGTCCCCACAAACTATAAGGATAAACGGACGTTCCGTTCCATAACCGTTGATGGCAAGGAAATAGAATTCAGCGGCAGATTTGATAATCTTCACACGAAAGTATACGAAGAGACACTGATGGGGCGTGGATTTGGTATTTCAGATGCCCGGCCCTCCGTCGAATTGGTTCATAAGCTACGAACGATAGATGTTACGCAAAAACCTGTCGGTTTAGTTCACCCGGGCGTGGAGCGTTTAAACCATTTGTCTTTGCCTAAACAAGCGTAGCGAATTGTTCCAAATTGTGCAGCAGAGATTTCGTAAGCAATGAATTCCAGGGAAGAGTTCAGCAAGACCTCCGAAGCTTCGCATACCTTGCTTTAAAAATGAAATGGTGGTTAATTGTCTCCAATGAACAGCAAAAAAAAGATTGAAGATGTTACAATACACGAATCGGCCTGTGTTGATAATCCTGTAACGATTGGTGCAGGAACGAAAATCTGGCACTTCTGCCATGTCTCTGCACATGCATCCATCGGCGAAAATTGCGTTTTAGGTCAGAACGTATTTGTTGCGAATGATGTGAAAATCGGCAACCGGGTGAAGATTCAAAATAACGTATCGATCTACACAGGCTGTGAAATTGAAGATGAGGTTTTTTTAGGGCCAAGTTGTGTACTCACAAATGTGACTAATCCACGCAGCCAGGTAAATCGCCACTCACTATATGAAAAAACACTCTTCAGGCGCGGCGCCACAATTGGTGCCAATGCAACGATTGTCTGTGGAATTAGCATTGGTCGCTATGCTTTTATTGGAGCCGGTGCTGTTGTAACAAAAGATGTTCCGGATTATGCACTGATGGTTGGAAATCCTGCCAAACAGAAAGGGTGGATGAGCCGGCACGGGCATATTTTAAAAGATCCGGATGAAAAGGGAGTGATGATTTGTCCGGAATCAGGTTACAGGTATCAGTTATCAGTAAACAATAAACAGGAACAACAGTTGCGATGCCTTGATCTGGATGAGGAGGAGCCGTTGCCGGAAGAGCTGGCCAGCGGTTCAAAACCGTATGAGGATTTTAAAAATAAGGTTTAGAAGTTTAGAGGTTTATTTACTCACTTTGTGAGTGTGTTTATTAGTTTTGAAGTTAATGAGTTTAGGTCTCGTTTCACGAAAGCGTTCAGAGGATGAGATTTTATTGCGTCTTAAACTTATGTAACGGACGCAGAGTGTTTCAAATAATCAATAAAATGAAGCAATTTAGTTTTGAAAAATTAGATGTTTGGCAGAAAGCGACGGACTTCATTACAGATATCTATTCGATCACTGAATCTTTTCCTGATACCGAAAAGTATGGATTAACAAGTCAAATCAGAAGAGCCTCTGTATCCATAGCATCTAACATTGCAGAGGGAAGCTCAAGAAAAACACCGAGGGATAAAGCAAGATTTTATAATATTGCATACAGCACTGCTATCGAAGTTCTGAATCAATTGATTATAGCAGAAAAGCTAAAT
Proteins encoded:
- a CDS encoding four helix bundle protein, producing the protein MKQFSFEKLDVWQKATDFITDIYSITESFPDTEKYGLTSQIRRASVSIASNIAEGSSRKTPRDKARFYNIAYSTAIEVLNQLIIAEKLNMLDSDKYRTLREDLEEITRMLNGLHKSTNSQTKDAKRF
- the gmd gene encoding GDP-mannose 4,6-dehydratase — encoded protein: MSRNKTALITGITGQDGSYLAELLLEKGYTVHGIKRRASLFNTERIDHLYEDPHADDPSLFLHYGDMTDSMNITRIIQETQPDEIYNLAAMSHVQVSFEKPEYTANADGLGMLRILEAVRLLGMEQKTKIYQASTSELYGLVQEVPQSEKTPFYPRSPYAAAKLYAYWITVNYREAYKMYACNGILFNHESPRRGETFVTRKITRAAAKIALGLQDILYIGNMDARRDWGHAKDYVEAMWLMLQQDKPEDFVIATGVTTTVRDFIRMAFAKAGMQIRFEGEGVEEVGIIDTLDESFPTKKESGLKPGDVIIKVDPRYFRPTEVDILIGDPSKAKEKLGWQPKYTLKMLVNDMVESDLKLFKKQQTLLANGYSILNQAE
- a CDS encoding SLBB domain-containing protein, translated to MKKVLSALLILSSFLLLIPKLSNAQQIPSNINIGNIQNVDVSSLTDAQLLNFYQQMQENGFTVQEVGNIARARGLPQAQAQLLVTRLNQVAASVGGGQDGQNGSGNQGRDDAGMQLQYSELPPVEQELLVSELRRLVEQRNEEEVMRQLDLIIEEGFPIFGESIFAGSSQSFEPSVDIPTPVDYVFGAGDVVEIEIWGAAEERYSEEIDPSGNIRIPRIGPIQISGLRYDEAKAKILRNLKQIYSGLNLTNPSEGNTFADVSLGDVRSINVSMIGEVRQPGSYTVSSLSTVFNLLYAAGGPNRSGSWREIQIIRGDSIAYTFDIYDLMIYGDQSDNIRLRDQDVIKIPPYINRIQLTGEVKRPGLFELEEGETLGDLMDFTGGFSADAYKDRIIIHRKTNIQRSVADVNWPDGSDFVLRNGDEIEIGSIVDRYENRVSIEGAVYKPGDYELTDGLTLLDLIQKAEGVTEDAYLDRGIIYRSMDDLMLESIPFSVRDIIEGNADDIPLRRNDLIRISSRFDLRETLTVRVSGAVNNPNRFEYLEGMTLEDAVFLADGLRDEAAAYRVEVARRVVDGDTRVKVNQIANIYEFEIDENFSFQGSDGEFELQPYDMVFVRTKPNYQEQLTVRIEGEVQYPGEYVLERRDARLTDLIRQAGGLSDFAYPAGASMDRILEITTRRVEIDREGSEGRTQTLNSLNLENVNLDRFETVNDTTYTPVGIRLDDALDDPSSIDDIRLQEGDIIRIPRNLQTVRVEGGVLQPVTMRYVPGRGLQGYIDNAGGTTDRGQRHRAYIVYANGEVDRVRRFLRIRSNPDVEPGATIIVPEKPAGREMSPQERIGLASSIATTTILFLNLLDRLR
- a CDS encoding acyltransferase gives rise to the protein MNSKKKIEDVTIHESACVDNPVTIGAGTKIWHFCHVSAHASIGENCVLGQNVFVANDVKIGNRVKIQNNVSIYTGCEIEDEVFLGPSCVLTNVTNPRSQVNRHSLYEKTLFRRGATIGANATIVCGISIGRYAFIGAGAVVTKDVPDYALMVGNPAKQKGWMSRHGHILKDPDEKGVMICPESGYRYQLSVNNKQEQQLRCLDLDEEEPLPEELASGSKPYEDFKNKV
- a CDS encoding Gfo/Idh/MocA family oxidoreductase codes for the protein MNKFALTGLAGYIAERHLKAIQQTGNNLVAAVDPHDSVGIIDSYFPDASFFTEVERFDRHLEKLRRRDHNSGIDYLSICTPNHLHDAHIRMALRLGADAICEKPLVLNPWNLDILQELEEEYKQRVWTILQLRVHPGILALKKKLTESKNEKRHQVRLTYITSRGLWYYYSWKGEESKSGGIGTNIGIHFFDLLMWLFGEPTTIELHIREKNRLAGFLELPNADVEWFLSLEKQDVPTNYKDKRTFRSITVDGKEIEFSGRFDNLHTKVYEETLMGRGFGISDARPSVELVHKLRTIDVTQKPVGLVHPGVERLNHLSLPKQA
- a CDS encoding ABC transporter ATP-binding protein; this translates as MKNSITRIYRLLPDGDLFKLVTLFGMMIFASLLALVGVGTVPLFVAAVIDSERVFNYPVVGDFLEMIHITTPYRLALFGAAVLFSIYLLKNLFMVFYNYLNSKYMMNRVLYLQNRIFKAYMSSPYTFFISRNSSELLRNINSEINKIIDGTLKPALTISLNGIMTIVIIGGLIVVEPLITGIGILLFGGFSYLFLRLTKKSISFYGSESLAHRRSMTKAILEGLQGFKDAKVLKREMYFLNEYDSHAKTHRAYDLKRSVLNSLPRQILEMISLTGILFIAVMLVLQGREMTTIVPMIALFGAAVMKIRPSIFAIIDDINKLRYNFYSVDAVYDDLTYLESQKYQLSDIREDQKLALKNEIRIEDLEFSYPNERKPAVRNINLTIPKNRAVAFVGPSGVGKTTLVDVILGLLEPQKGKITVDGLDIFENLDAWQKNIGYIPQFIYLLDDTIRRNICFGIPDDEVDEERLKTALETAQLAEFVQTLNKGVDTIVGERGIRLSGGQRQRIGIARALYNNPQVLIMDEATSALDNITEKVLIRAIERLRGDKTIIMIAHRLTTVQNCDTIYMMKDGKIAGSGPYDELLQTSKEFRKMSLVDET
- a CDS encoding GumC family protein, translated to MNKDNRQDSDFSESGSKNGHHTYSSEYYKGEKQLFENESDEIDLKYLFANLLRYKFWVIGITLGCILIAFLYANWVQPVYQSTGTLLIAQEQNRYTWAGTDLSSMMQSSFGVGTGSRLTNEIQVLQSRNLADEIAGKIIEKKRMDDGSVYPILWFEYPEDSTEVSQSMLALRIQQKMNLERVDQDTDVIRISFSSYSPLEARDLVDITMETYSDVSARQKRSAANNALAFLEGEREEVQQNLADAETDLRNYMESTNLVQVDGQTEAVIERMAELESQKQQLQVQKVSVSSSIQSYEEQLEQIRPGLAEQFAENISGQLERAQFRLAELRTERSLLLQNNPALRSNPESEPQYVRLQDEIQTVRGEIQDITNNLLNADDSDVYIGFLEQEDGGVTARILELRKNLIELRIQQSQLEAQERAIDQRMIQENQFFDGLPQNMLQLARLQREVQIQEQLFTTISNQYAETELWEQTQFGAGRPIDYGNLPQSPRSPNKTLYLLIGFLAGGILSVGFVITINSMNKNIDGTEKIRGIGYPLLAVIPDFKSHMKSKYSGKEYITVQDRTISASWSTLIDSVSPISEAYRRLHNNIIFADPDEKYQTILVTSSRKGEGKTTISTNLAVSLAETGKRVLLIDTDLRRPNIHRFTGEAREPGIAEIFYNDKSVKAAIKPTVAPGLDIITAGKSIPNPAAVIQSQKLKSLIDHLKDDYDHIVVDTPPFGVITDAAPMMKKADGVILVTRFNDTQTNELNHTVENLRRVNAHVIGTVLTAYQHRESTDYYYYGQYSYDSYRGYEEYQEK